A region of the Bacillus sp. NP247 genome:
TACGATGAAGAGTCTATTCGAGGAAAGTGCCGCGCGTTTCATCGTGCTTTTAAAGAAAGTGGTTTCTCTTATCAAGTAGCATATGCAAGCAAGGCGTTCTTGTGCATGGAGATGTGCCGAGTAGCTCGTGAAGAGAATATGTCTTTAGACGTTGTTTCTGGAGGGGAATTATATACTGCGCTCCAAGCTGGTTTTCCGGCATCGCGTATTCATTTTCACGGAAATAATAAAACAGAAGAAGAAATGATTATGGCTCTTCAGGCGAATATCGGTTGTTTTGTAGTAGATAATTTCTTAGAATTAGAAATCTTACATGATTTGGCAATGCAACATGGGAAATTTGTGAACATATTAATCCGTGTAACGCCTGGAGTAGAGGCACATACACACGAATATATAACAACAGGTCAAGAAGATTCGAAATTTGGATTTGGTGTTTCAAATGGTCAAGCGATGCAAGTGATTGAGCTAGCTTTGCAAAAATCAAATTATAATGTGCTAGGAATTCACTCGCACATCGGATCACAAATATTTGAAACGGCTGGTTTTGTTCGAGCAATTGAAGTTCTTCGCCAATTTTTAGAAGAAGTGAGAGAGCAAATGAATTATGTAGTAAAAGTGTTAAATGTGGGCGGAGGATTCGGAATACGCTACACAGAGTCAGATACGCCATTAACTCTTGAGACATATGTGCGAGCTGTAACAAGTGCAGTGAGAGAACAATTTACAGTATGTGAATATCCGCTGCCAGAAATATGGGTTGAACCAGGTCGTAGCATTGTAGGTGATACTGGAACGACAATTTATACAGTCGGATCTGTGAAAGACATTCCTGGTATTCGGAAATATGTATCAGTGGATGGCGGAATGACAGATAATTTAAGACCTGCCTTATATAGCGCACGTTATGAAGCGATGCTAGCGAATCGAGGGAATGATGCGAATGAGGAACTCGTTTCGATTGCTGGGAAATGC
Encoded here:
- the lysA gene encoding diaminopimelate decarboxylase, with amino-acid sequence MYLHGTSRINGQGHLEIGGCDTTQLAKQYGTPLYVYDEESIRGKCRAFHRAFKESGFSYQVAYASKAFLCMEMCRVAREENMSLDVVSGGELYTALQAGFPASRIHFHGNNKTEEEMIMALQANIGCFVVDNFLELEILHDLAMQHGKFVNILIRVTPGVEAHTHEYITTGQEDSKFGFGVSNGQAMQVIELALQKSNYNVLGIHSHIGSQIFETAGFVRAIEVLRQFLEEVREQMNYVVKVLNVGGGFGIRYTESDTPLTLETYVRAVTSAVREQFTVCEYPLPEIWVEPGRSIVGDTGTTIYTVGSVKDIPGIRKYVSVDGGMTDNLRPALYSARYEAMLANRGNDANEELVSIAGKCCESGDMLIWDINLPKVASSDLLAVSCTGAYGYSMANNYNRIRRPAVVFAKGGTSQIVVERETYENIIGNDRIRIKELI